In the genome of Misgurnus anguillicaudatus chromosome 11, ASM2758022v2, whole genome shotgun sequence, one region contains:
- the LOC141368768 gene encoding uncharacterized protein encodes MDFVLPSAVPDIVPNNGHLLDRRAGSSHPRGGVKEFTPAFEEANSPTEKCENKVLKSLKKGWNKVKQPFLHNDKVETLIPSELNAHSANPNVKDGAGLASSELNNKIKPEKQRMAFFDCLRRGKVESVPTPLLKADPAIPDVREVVDPASQSKTYVGPKKQKQKASKSRKSNLQGEKVTVVPTQQPKAISDIPVGMDVPALAGPQSKPKIRPDKRMTLTQRFFGCFRRGKVESMPTSQIEADPAIPDAREVVDLADSQSKSVGLKKQKQKASKSRSFHNPWSKKGKSKVKKDANPAFPDAMDDVDLASSGGIAAANARLQTLGAIPENIGLKGGGNPDPNKAKNPGSKDVGSPEAKGCKNPRPKALKALENPRRFWGPNPGRFVIPTPKALENTRRFWDPNPARFKTRRRKFVGKPAIGWIRNPTKFKITPPKALENPRDPSPEDDKVVRPKVIDVVQEAFEPPSEKKRAKRSVLREPFDSEYQLLYEVLGEGCGGRVYKGIRISDDTPVAIKQINKQKCERTIQIPGYPKPLIPEVALLLKLGEAPSCPNVIQMYDWYETKHFYTLMLEYPLHSESLWDFVTSHRGLSENTARHLMRQAVLAVQHCLDKGVFHTDIHPGNFLVQQSTMTLKLIDFGDGHYLTHDDVCDSDDLTGALCGTPPELYKKFRAVPANVWALGSVLYFMVHGDLSRNLSKEICDLLRWCLAKNRSDRPTLKQILDHDWFKTESDEEELLVYKMRALSTQK; translated from the exons ATGGATTTTGTCCTACCAAGTGCGGTCCCTGACATTGTCCCGAACAACGGACATTTGTTAGACAGACGCGCCGGGAGTTCACATCCACGAGGAGGAGTAAAGGAGTTTACTCCTGCATTTGAGGAGGCGAACAGCCCCACAG AAAAATGCGAGAATAAAGTCTTGAAATCATTAAAGAAGGGATGGAATAAAGTAAAGCAGCCATTCCTTCATAATGATAAAGTGGAAACACTGATTCCTTCAGAG CTTAATGCACATTCAGCTAATCCTAATGTAAAGGATGGTGCTGGTCTGGCCAGCTCTGAATTAAACAATAAGATCAAACCGGAAAAACAACGAATGGCATTCTTTGACTGTCTCCGGAGGGGCAAGGTGGAGTCAGTGCCGACTCCCCTGCTTAAAGCGGATCCAGCTATTCCTGATGTTAGGGAAGTTGTTGATCCTGCATCACAGTCAAAGACCTACGTTGGTCCgaagaaacagaaacaaaaGGCTTCAAAGAGCCGCAAATCTAACCTCCAGGGAGAAAAAGTGACTGTTGTGCCAACTCAACAGCCCAAGGCTATTTCAGATATTCCTGTTGGCATGGATGTTCCTGCTCTGGCCGGCCCCCAATCAAAACCAAAGATTCGTCCGGATAAACGCATGACATTGACGCAACGCTTCTTTGGATGCTTCCGGAGGGGCAAAGTGGAGTCGATGCCGACTTCACAGATTGAGGCCGATCCAGCTATCCCTGATGCCAGGGAAGTTGTTGATCTGGCAGATTCTCAATCGAAGAGTGTTGgcttaaagaaacaaaaacaaaaggcttCAAAGAGCCGCTCATTTCACAACCCTTGGAGTAAAAAAGGGAAGAGTAAAGTGAAAAAAGATGCCAATCCAGCTTTTCCTGATGCCATGGATGATGTGGATCTGGCCAGTTCTGGTGGCATCGCTGCAGCCAATGCCAGGCTACAGACATTAGGTGCCATTCCAGAGAATATTGGGTTAAAAGGTGGTGGAAATCCTGACccaaataaagcaaaaaatccTGGGTCAAAAGATGTTGGAAGTCCTGAGGCAAAAGGTTGTAAAAATCCCAGGCCAAAAGCTCTTAAAGCTCTTGAAAATCCCAGACGTTTTTGGGGTCCTAACCCAGGTAGATTTGTAATTCCCACACCAAAAGCTTTGGAAAATACCAGACGTTTTTGGGATCCTAACCCAGCGAGATTTAAAACTCGCAGACGAAAATTTGTTGGAAAACCCGCAATAGGTTGGATTCGTAACCCaactaaatttaaaattaccccaccAAAAGCCCTTGAAAATCCCAGAGATCCCTCGCCAGAAGATGATAAAGTTGTCAGGCCAAAAGTTATAGATGTTGTTCAAGAAGCTTTTGAACCGCCAAGCGAGAAGAAACGAGCTAAACGCTCTGTGCTTAGAG aGCCTTTTGATTCTGAATATCAACTCTTGTATGAAGTGCTTGGGGAAGGTTGCGGTGGCAGAGTGTACAAAGGGATCCGTATATCGGATGACACTCCG GTTGCCATCaagcaaataaacaaacaaaagtgtGAACGCACGATTCAGATT CCTGGATACCCCAAACCACTTATTCCAGAAGTGGCGCTGCTGCTTAAGTTAGGAGAAGCGCCCTCATGCCCCAATGTCATACAGATGTATGACTGGTACGAGACTAAACACTTTTACACGCTCATGTTGGAGTACCCACTGCACAGCGAGTCCTTGTGGGATTTTGTTACAAGTCATAGAGGACTAAGTGAAAATACAGCAAGACATCTCATGCGTCAGGCGGTACTGGCAGTGCAACACTGTCTGGATAAAGGAGTTTTCCACACCGACATCCATCCCGGAAACTTCTTGGTGCAGCAATCAACAATGACCCTGAAGTTAATTGACTTTGGGGATGGACATTATCTGACGCATGATGATGTCTGTGATTCCGATGACTTAACGG GAGCTCTATGTGGCACCCCGCCTGAGCTCTACAAGAAATTCCGCGCTGTGCCAGCAAACGTCTGGGCCTTAGGTTCTGTGCTGTACTTCATGGTGCATGGAGATTTATCAAGGAATTTATCAAAGG AAATCTGTGATCTGTTAAGATGGTGCCTGGCCAAGAATCGAAGTGATCGTCCGACGCTCAAGCAGATCTTAGATCATGACTGGTTTAAAACTGAGTCTGACGAAGAAGAGCTACTCGTATACAAAATGAG GGCACTAtccacacaaaaatga